Proteins from a genomic interval of Trifolium pratense cultivar HEN17-A07 linkage group LG6, ARS_RC_1.1, whole genome shotgun sequence:
- the LOC123888595 gene encoding probable E3 ubiquitin-protein ligase RHB1A, translating into MGGCCCSARKHHLQGTPVYYYCPPTFEERESLTSNDGTAAGYLVGLNLEASIPDTFRSPPVPLPYDIVFGGSASTDSESGRETVSVSSFETSITHDDIEESDCKAQTKCAPISPRKVELSKSNGTEVLVTEEEDVCPICLEEYDDENPKNLTKCEHHFHLSCILEWMERSDSCPICDQEMIF; encoded by the exons ATGGGAGGTTGCTGTTGTTCCGCCAGAAAACATCATTTGCAAGGAACACCAGTGTATTACTAT TGCCCACCAACTTTTGAAGAGCGCGAGTCTTTAACCTCTAATGACGGTACCGCTGCTGGATATCTGGTTGGGTTGAACCTAGAAGCATCCATACCTGATACTTTCCGCTCACCTCCTGTTCCACTTCCTTACGACATTGTCTTCGGAGGTTCTGCGTCAACTGATTCTGAGTCTGGCAGAGAAACAGTTAGTGTTAGTAGTTTTGAAACTTCAATTACACACGATGATATTGAAGAATCGGATTGTAAAGCTCAAACCAAATGTGCACCTATATCTCCAAGGAAGGTAGAACTATCAAAATCAAATGGAACTGAAGTTTTGGTAACCGAAGAAGAGGATGTCTGCCCAATTTGTCTTGAAG AATATGATGACGAGAATCCTAAAAATCTGACAAAATGTGAACATCATTTTCATCTATCTTGCATTCTTGAGTGGATGGAAAGAAGTGACTCCTGTCCTATATGTGACCAG GAGATGATATTTTGA
- the LOC123891906 gene encoding protein DETOXIFICATION 34-like produces MEDRWCSMSDYCLDDAPFYCKACSRVNRLLNILSQPQIYFSLPFKIKQETAKIGTENEENTTGGSNSLSSVGTTPERTTSSKGGETPFIQENVSTNSTDTTELHHAPEGLVETNVGDYTKVNNFEDVKHVAIVESIKLWSIASPICFGILCNYAINTFTNIFVGHLGNLELTSVSISLSVISNFSFGFMLGMASALETLCGQAFGAGQVEMLGIYMQRSILILFGSCFLILPLYLYSAPILILLGQERDIAELAGVFTIQSIPQLFSLAINFPAQKFLQAQSKVGILAWLGFIFLIIHILTLILFIKVLGWGTAGAAAAYDISAWGIALAQMVYVVGWCNEGWKGLSWLAFKDLWGFMKLSFASAIMLCLEVWYFMTLIVLTGHLDNPVIAIGSLSICMNVNGWEGILFIGVNAAVSVRVSNALGSGHPRAAKYSVVVTVVESLIIGVVSACIILVTKDHFAIIFTDSIEMQKAVSTLAPLLGITMILNSVQPVLSGVAVGGGWQGLVAYINLFCYYIMGLPLGFYLGYKGGYRVQGIWVGMICGTVLQTAILIYIICKTNWNKEVEQASERMKQWTGQESEMSNM; encoded by the exons ATGGAAGATAGATGGTGTTCAATGTCTGATTACTGCTTAGATGATG CACCATTTTACTGTAAAGCTTGCAGCCGCGTGAATCGTCTCCTCAACATCTTGTCGCAGCCCCagatttatttttcactcccttttaaaatcaaacaa GAAACTGCGAAAATAGGTacagaaaatgaagaaaacactACAGGGGGAAGCAATAGCTTATCCTCtgttggaacaacacctgaaaGAACCACATCATCGAAGGGGGGAGAGACACCATTTATACAAGAAAATGTGTCCACTAATTCTACAGATACAACAGAGCTTCACCATGCTCCTGAAGGTCTTGTTGAGACCAATGTTGGAGATTATACAAAAGTAAATAACTTTGAAGATGTAAAACATGTAGCCATTGTTGAATCTATAAAGCTTTGGTCAATTGCAAGCCCTATTTGTTTTGGAATATTATGCAATTATGCAATTAATACCTtcacaaatatatttgttgGACATCTTGGAAATTTAGAACTCACATCAGTTTCAATCTCTTTGTCTGTCATTTCAAATTTCTCTTTTGGCTTCATG CTTGGCATGGCAAGTGCATTGGAGACACTATGTGGACAAGCATTTGGTGCAGGACAAGTAGAAATGCTTGGAATTTACATGCAACGttcaattttaatcttatttGGTTCATGTTTTTTAATCTTACCACTTTACCTTTATTCAGCACCAATCTTAATACTTCTTGGACAAGAACGTGATATAGCAGAGTTAGCTGGAGTATTCACAATTCAATCTATACCTCAGTTATTTTCATTAGCCATAAATTTTCCTGCACAAAAATTCTTACAAGCACAAAGCAAAGTTGGAATTTTGGCATGGTTGGGTTTCATATTCCTTATTATTCACATTCTGACTCTGATTCTTTTTATTAAAGTTCTTGGTTGGGGTACTGCTGGTGCTGCTGCAGCTTATGATATATCAGCTTGGGGAATAGCTTTGGCTCAAATGGTTTATGTTGTTGGTTGGTGTAACGAAGGTTGGAAGGGTTTGTCTTGGTTGGCTTTTAAGGATCTTTGGGGGTTTATGAAATTGTCTTTTGCTTCAGCTATTATGCTTTGTTTAGAGGTTTGGTATTTTATGACCTTGATTGTTCTCACTGGACACTTGGATAATCCAGTTATTGCTATTGGCTCACTTTCAATATG CATGAATGTAAATGGGTGGGAAGGCATATTGTTCATAGGAGTCAATGCAGCTGTCAG TGTAAGAGTTTCCAATGCACTTGGATCAGGACACCCAAGAGCTGCAAAATATTCTGTTGTTGTAACAGTTGTTGAATCCCTCATCATTGGAGTAGTATCTGCATGCATTATTCTAGTTACAAAAGACCACTTTGCTATCATTTTCACTGACAGTATAGAAATGCAAAAGGCAGTTTCTACATTAGCACCACTTCTTGGTATAACTATGATTCTAAATAGTGTTCAGCCAGTTTTATCAG GTGTTGCTGTAGGAGGAGGATGGCAGGGTTTGGTAGCTTACATTAAtctattttgttattatattatggGACTCCCTCTTGGATTTTATCTCGGTTACAAAGGGGGATATAGAGTACAG GGTATTTGGGTTGGAATGATATGTGGGACGGTTTTGCAGACAGCTATCTTGATATATATTATCTGTAAAACAAATTGGAACAAAGAG GTTGAACAAGCATCAGAAAGAATGAAGCAATGGACTGGACAAGAATCAGAAATGAGTAACATGTAG